From Girardinichthys multiradiatus isolate DD_20200921_A chromosome 13, DD_fGirMul_XY1, whole genome shotgun sequence:
tcttttattgtcttaatacggatgattttggcatacagctcatgaaaacccaaaattcctatctcacaaaattagcatatttcatccgaccaataaaagaaaagtgtttttaatacaaaaaacgtcaaccttcaaataatcatgtacagttatgcactcaatacttggtcgggaatccttttgcagaaatgactgcttcaatgcggcgtggcatggaggcaatcagcctgtggcactgctgaggtcttatggaggcccaggatgcttcgatagcggcctttagctcatccagagtgttgggtcttgagtctctcaacgttctcttcacaatatcccacagattctctatggggttcaggtcaggagagttggcaggccaattgagcacagtgataccatggtcagtaaaccatttaccagtggttttggcactgtgagcaggtgccaggtcatgctgaaaaatgaaatcttcatctccataaagcttttcagcagatggaagcatgaagtgctccaaaatctcctgatagctagctgcattgaccctgcccttgataaaacacagtggaccaacaccgaaaaaagtactttggaccactgagcaacagtccagtgctgcttctctgtagcccaggtcaggcgcttctgtcactgtttctggttcaaaagtggcttgacctggggaatgcggcacctgtagcccatttcctgcacacgcctgtgcacggtggttctggatgtttctactccagactcagtccactgcttccgcaggtcccccaaggtctggaatcggcccttctccacaatcttcctcagggtccagtcacctcttctcgttgtgcagcgttttctgccacactttttccttcccacagacttcccactgaggtgccttgatacagcactctgggaacagcctattcgttcagaaatttcttcctgtgtcttaccctcttgcttgagggtgtccatagtggccttctggacagcagtcaggtcggcagtcttacccatgattggggttttgagtgatgaaccaggctgggagttttaaaggccccaggaatgttttgcaggtgtttagagttaactcgttgattcagatgattaggttcatagctcgtttagagacccttttaatgatatgctaattttgtgagataggaattttgggttttcatgagctgtatgccaaaatcatccgtattaagacaataaaagacctgaaatatttcagttagtgtgcaatgaatctaaaatatatgaatgttaaattttcatcatgacattatggaaaataatgaactttatcacaatatgctaatattttgagaaggacctgtatttaaggTTCCATACATGCATCAAGGGTTTGAGTTTGTTTAACACCCAACAGTGCTTGCTGCTGAGTTTGGGAGCTCTGCGAGTGacagttgtttttatttcttttcttccaGGTTGAAGGCAGTGAGCTAAAAAAAATCCGCCCCAACTCCCGCGTTTATCAGCGTTACTACCTTCTGGATGCGGGCCTGCAGGCTCTGTTCTGGGAACCATCCAAAAAAGAATCAGACAAAGCTCGGATCTTTCTTGACTCGATACGTGAGGTGAGTTTGAGCAAAACCAAGTGCAGCATCAGTAACCGCCCCTGGCCTTTCCTTTATAAATGACCTCTCAGGGTGTTTTTCACGTGAAGCTTTAGAGATATTTACAACCTTCAAGCATACAGAGAGCAGcagttattttggtttataTGACAACTGACGTGGGCTTTTATGCATCACAAATTCTAGGTCCGGACAGGTCGTAACACAGAAACTTTCCGCACCAGTGGAGTTTATGAGCAGATTTCGGAGGACTGTGCATTTTCCATCATCTATGGAGAGATGTATGATAGCTTGGACCTGGTGGCCAACTCTGCTGAGGTGGCTAACATTTGGGTTACTGGACTGAGGTACTGCAACACATATAACTGAAATCAGTTTTGCACTTTGCCTTTAGCAAGTTACATTAGACAAAATTGTCATCAATTAAGTTTTTATTTGAGTGTCAATGTGAAAAactaacacaagtgatttcagAAACTTTTCCACCTTTTTAATGTGGCCAATATGCTTTATTGTGCAATTTCAAAAGGCAAGTTTGGTACAAAGTCACCACTGAGCATAGCCAGAAGAACACCATACCcataatgaaacatggtggtgccagtatcatgctctggggttatttttcttcagatagaactaaacattttgttaagctgtataaaatcataaattaactgtCAATATTGATCCTAAACAATTGGATGTCTGCTAGAAAGTTGAAGAGTGTACAGTGTGTCCTTAGAAAAGTTGGAAAGTAGTCAGCAGGAGGACCAGTCATGTCTCAAATAaatgggtaaaaaaaatattagggGAGGCAGCGTTAAGAAATGTCTCAAGAATTTACTGCACCTTGGTTTGGCTTGCTTTCTCCAGTGCTTTCTTTGCATGTGAGTTTTGCAGGTTTTGAAGGCCAGTGCCAAGGAACAAGAATTGCTATTTGAACACATTCTCAGCCATGCTTGTCTTGGAATAATAGgggtattatttattttcctggAGTATAGTAAAGtaatgtttcctgttgcatAATCAGTGCTCTTCCTGCTCTTCTAGGTATCTCATGCAGTACGGCAGACATGCCCTCGACATGCTTGCCAACAGTCAGGACAGTCTTCGTCTTCGCTGGCTGGAGCAGTTGTTCTCCTCCGCcgctgatttaaataaacaggAAGTCATCGAGGAAGGGATTCCCTTGCAGTCAGCTGTTAAGTTGGTGCAAAGTGTGAATCCTGGAGTGAGCAGCGGAAAAGTGGAGCACAGGTTTAAAGAGATTCAGAGACTCAGGGAGAAGATGTGCACACTTGCACTGCATAGCGAATCAGGGCTTAAAGACCACACTGAAAACGAAAAGCCATCAGAGAGAAAGGAGCAAGTGTCCAGGCAAGAGTTCATTGAGGTCTTCCATGATTTTTGCACCCGTCCGGAGATCTATTTTCTGTTGGTGCAGTTCTCCAGCAACAAAGAGTACCTGGATGcaaaagatctgatgaggttcaTTGAAGCTGAGCAGGGTGTGGCACAAGTGGGTAACATGAAATAACGCATGCATTCAGAAAACAAGTCAGTGATATCAGTTGGCTTCTTTAGCCagagtaaaaatattttctattacTTAAGAGGAATAGTTGTTGGTCTAAAACCATTAGTCCTCCTGTTCTTTGGCATTATAGTCTGTCTAATTTCTCAATTTATTATTCACACTTCTTTTGATTCTTTCTCTAGGTGAGTGAGGAAACATGTCTGAAACTCATCCAGACCCATGAGCCATCAGAAGAGGGACGGCAGCTGGGACACCTGTCACTGGATGGCTTCACCAGCTACCTCACTTCCTCTGAGTGCCATCTGTTTGACCGGGAGCATGATACCATTTGTCAAGACATGACTCAGCCTTTGTCTCACTACTACATCAACTCCTCCCACAACACCTACCTCATCGAGGACCAGTTTCAAGGTCCCTCAGATATATCCGGTTACATTCGCGCCCTGAAGATGGGGTGCCGATGCGTGGAGGTGGATGTGTGGGACGGCCCTGATGGGGAGCCGGTGGTTTGCACAGGGCACAGTCTTTCCCGTCCACTGGTCCTGCGTTCTGTGTTGGAAGCAATTGGAAGGTTTGCATTTGTGGCATCAGAGTACCCATTAATTCTCTGTATTGAAAACCACTGTTCGGTGCAACAGCAGAAAGTTTTATTGAAACATCTCACAAGGATATTGGGGGAGAGACTGTATAAAGATCTACCAGATGAAGAGGCTTTGTACCTACCGTCACCACATTCACTAAGACATCGAATTCTACTGAAGGGGAAAAAGCTTGGGCCAGTTTCAGGTGGGGAAGATGGGGAGGCAAGTGAGGAAGATGAAGGAGCAGAAATGAGTCAAAGGATAAAAGCATTAAATGCTGGTGGAACTGAGAAGGATGTTGTGCAGAAAAGTGTTTCTCTCGCATCCGTCCCTCAGTCTAACATGACTCATCCTTCCCCCAAACGCTTCCAGTTGTTGAGGGAACTGTCCGACTTAGTAACGCTGTGTCATTCTGTTTGCTTCAAAGACTTTAAAACCTCTGCTAAAACCCAAAAACCCTGGGAACTGTGCTCCTTCCATGAGTCCCTGGCCTTGCATCTCGCTGGTGACAGCCCTGGAGACTTTGTCAACCACAACAAGCATTTCTTGTCACGAGTGTACCCCAACCCCATGCGCATTGACTCGAGCAATATGAATCCCCAGGACCTATGGAAGTGCGGCTGCCAGATTGTGTCAATGAACTTTCAGACAGCAGGACTGATGATGGACCTGAACACGGCCTGGTTCCGGCAGAACGGGAGCTGTGGTTACGTGCTACGTCCGGCCATTATGCGGCAAAAAGTGTCTTATTTCAGTGCTGACACCAAAGACACAGTACCTGGCGTGTCTCCACAGCTACTGCATGTAAAGGTAGAGCATAAATCATTAAAGGCTAAATTTGCTCTGTGCTAGAAGTCACTCAAATGCTGTCATCCAGTTTCTAAATGTTATCAATGATtttgatgaaaatgaagaaaagtcATGGCACTTAAAAAATTAGAACTAAGGCGTGCTTGACCatgaaattgtttattttatagccTTTATGAAATTTAAATAGATTATTTTAAGATTCAATTCCCAAAGGGATTATGTGTTGGTTAGGCATAATACAACCTAACCTTCTGGAAGTTTGAGGGGTCTTTCCTGGAACTTGCTGGTTACgtttctgaaacatttatggAACTTACAGGATACTTTCCTGGAAATTAAAGAACAATTTTTCAGAACAGCATTGTACCCTTGCACACCTATGGGGTTTACTATACTCTAAACTCTAAACTAGTAACTTCAAGAAAAGCAACCTATACGTTTTTGAAAGTGCCAGATTATGTTACctcataaaacaaactggtaaaacaaattaaactgtATGTTTTGGAAACAAAACCCAATATTCTGTTACAAAGTACCAGGTCAACTCACAATACTTCCCAGTTCCCCAAAAGTGACTTTTAAGTTTCAGAAAGTATAACATCACAAGTTACCTTGTGATTGGCCTGCTCCTCAAAATGAAATGGTAAGTTTTAGGTGTGTAATTTCTAAATTATTGAACGAAAAGTGTGAGTTCCAGAATGTATCAGGTTATAAGTAACCTCCTTTTACAGCCTGATGCCCAAAAGTATCCTGTAAGTTCTAGCCTGGTAAAAATTACCTACATTTTCAGATATTAACATCTCTTAAATCATTACCAGGTTCCTACAAGTTACCTCTTCACATGATAACCCCCAGCCCCAAAAGTTACTAGTAAGTTCCCAGACTGTAACTTTTAAGTTCTTGGAAGTAATCACTAAGTTGTAGAAAGTCCCATGTTACAAATCACCTCATGACAGAGCCTGATCCATCCAAAAAGGTAACTTATAACTTCTGAAAAAGTATAGACTGTATATTTGTTGCCACCAattgaataataaaaacaaattatcgTTAATTAACAGGAATTTTTCTTTCAGGTGATCAGTGGCCAAAATCTGCCCAAACCAAAAGGTTCTGGGGCCAAAGGGGATGTTGTTGACCCATATGTGTACGTGGAGATCCATGGCATCCCAGCTGACTGCACAGAGCGCCGCACCAGGACTGTGACACAGAACGGGGACAACCCCATCTTTGATGAGAGCTTTGAGTTCCAGATCAACTTGCCTGAGCTCGCCATGGTTCGTTTTGTGGTGCTGGACGATGACTTCATTGGCGATGAATTCATAGGTCAGTGTGTTAGGTCTATTACTGAACAAGGAAGTTCTGCAGATCTTAGGTGTTCATACAGCATACCAAGAGATTTTCTGCTTGAGATTTGATCTCACAATTGAAGGTTCAGGGAGAGGTGCACATAAGGCAGGACATGATGCAACAAGTAAGATAAAGAAATACCTGTTTCCTTTGCAGTACCctgaaaaattgtgtttttgagCAGATGTCAACATCACATGtccaaaatattgaaaagtgAATAGAAAGCAACATTCAGGTTGGCAATAATtaacttttgctttttttacacTGGAATTAAAGAAGTTCTCAACCACTGCAGGCCAGTATACTATACCACTGGAGTGCCTCCAACCAGGGTACCGGCACGTGCCTCTCCAGTCCCTCACAGGGGAGGACCTTCCACACGCCAAGCTGTTTGTGCACGTGGCCCTCACAAACCGGAGAGGAGGCGGAAAACCTTACAAAAGAGGCCTCTCGGTACGAAAGACTAGAAGAGGGAGGGAGTATACGGCTCTGAGGGACTTAGGAGTTCGGACTGTCGACGAGGTTTTCAAGATGGCTGCTCCTCTTTTGAGAGAAGCGACAGACTTGAGGGGTAACATGCAGGTGAGGAAGCATTTCatgtaatattttcttttttgacaaATATGCATTTCAAATTCAGACTTGGATAAAACATACTGACATATTTACAAACTCTGCTTGTTATCTGTTGACTCATTTTGCCAACACAATAGTCTTGCAGATatcttataaataaataaaaataaaaagaggacAAAGGCCATTTCTGTAGACTGGTAACCAAGGAGCCCTAAGGACAACATGTCCCTGTAGAAATGGCgtaaatgacagaaaaaaacacaaagtgcaTCATAAAACGTGCTGTTTGATTTCAGTTTTGATGCAGTGAAATAGTTAGGAAGAAAAATACTTTCTGCATTTGTCCTGCTTATTGGTCAGTCAGAGCTGATCAAGGTCAAGCTGGCCAATTGTTATTGCTGAACTATTTATTGGGAAGCTAAAAAGTGGGAAAGAGTGTAAGTTTGCTGGTTTCTTTTGTCCTGACTTTAATTTAATCTTTACTCCACTGTTGATTACCCACTACTGTCATAAATACACACAGTTCAGTTTCATAATTATACAGTCAAATTAATATTCACTGCAGTGTGAAATATACTtcttcaattttctttttcgAAATTTATGACATGTGCCCCGTGTCAGTTTGGTCTGTGAGTGCTTGTATTAATTATGCCAATTAAACTGTCACTAATGTTAGATTGCCTGCATTCAAgtcatttaatttctttcaaaCCCCCACAACACGGCTGCAGCAGGAGAGGACTTGATATACAGAATGAAAGGAAAGACAAACTGCTTTGTAGCAGGACTCGGTTTTGattagctgtgtgtgtgtgtgtgtgtttgtgtgtgtgacgAGTTAAGAGAGTGAAACAAATCAAGTCAGTAACGGGGAGGGGAAGAGCTCTCACAATTatctctgttttctttcttatgaTACCTtctacaatttattttttgtgtttctatcaagctaaataaagagaacagatttaaaactgttgaaactagatgtttacatacactgttaaaaaaaaccaaaaaactgtttttcctcactgtctgacattaaatcaggctAAACATTTTATGTTCTCGTTCAGTTTAGATACCAAAGTTATTTCTGTCTGGTAAATGCTAGAATAATGAGAGTTTATTCTGACTCCATGTTTCTTTGTCAGAACTCTGTTGCAGTATTCAGAGAGCTGTGTGGGGTGTCGGCTGTGGCCAACCTCATGCAGTGTGTACTGGCCCTGGGCTCCAGATCGTCGGGCCCAGAGGGAAACCCTTTACTGCTGTTTGACCTAAGAGACAACTACCCAACCCTAGAGCCCCAGGGAACCCTGCCAGATGTCCTTCGCCGAGTTGTCTCCATCTATGAAACGGTGAGAAAAGAGTGAAAACTTACAATATTCCCCAAAAATCAGAAATTAATGGAAAGgacaaaaataacaaactgCAAGTGAGTCATATCCCTTCTTCTGGCTCTTTGACCCGACAAGCAAACACTTCCTTTTGAGGCAGCGAGTTCCGAAGTACAAAGTGAGCTTTCATTGTTGTGTTGTAGACAACACCCACATTTGTGTTACACTCTCCGGCAACATCCTCGTCTTGGTTGAAGCCTCTGTGTGTTTCCACCCAAACAAACTCTGTATTACTCTGTATTCTCCTAAAGTTCTTCTTCTGCTTCACATCTTTCTTTGAGCTCTACTTGGACCAACTGGTCCATAATAAGTAGGTGTCACGCATCTCCAAGGAGTATGCCAGccatttttccttcctctttgtTTGGAAATATACAGGGTCCTTCACAGTTATTGGAACACATTATAAAGATGGGTGCAATAAATTCATCAGCCTCTCCTGACTCAGCAAaacctagaaaaaaaaacaactttaatgtATGTGGGGAAAATGTAGGGGGGAAAAAACCCAGATAAGAATTAATTGgttgtaaaaacaaatcactATTGTGACAACTATTGTGACAAAATTGGAACATAGCGAGAGCGTAGGATCTTTTCACGCAATCTCTATGGATCTCTCTATAGATCTGTCTATAGATTATCCACAGGCTCTTATGCTCTTTTCCCTTTAGCTCTGCCTGCAGAATTTCCATAGAAATTAGATCTGTGGGCTGATGTGACCAAAGAAAAGGGTTACCTTTGTGTTTAGGAAACCatttggccatatgttttggaCGATTATCCTGTTGAATGGCCCAATGATGACCCATTTTAGCTTTTCTGGCAGAAGCCACCAGATTTTCACTTAAAATACTGTAgcatttcaaagagttcatgatgccatgcactctaacaaggttcccaggaCCAGAGCATCATAGATCCTCTGTCATATTTAATAGTAGACATGAGatacatttcaattcaattcagtttatttatatcatGCCAATTTCCACATGCTTCATTCACACTAAACCCACCCGGAGTGTTTATAGCCAACGTGCTCAATCTTAAAGCACAGTTACAGttgaaattaaaggttggatttttagATGCTACTGTGATGAGATATAAGAAGATGCACAGCCAGCATGAATTCCTGTTTTACCATCTATATACAATGAGTCTAAGCAATATGTGTTGCAGGTATATTGTAAATGAGGAGGAAAATTGCAAATTTTCAGACAACAAGTAACAATGTTAAAATGCTTTCAGTTATGGTTTAGGTGTGTAATCTGTGACTCTTTACATTACCCACAGCTGTTTATCACTGCTGGGCATCTAGTTTCTGGGACTGCACGGCTGAGCACCGTGGGTCTCAGTAAGAACATGCAAGTGGGTTAGTCTTTCTCTTTAGCCGCTTTCGTTCCAGCCGAGTGGATCAGAGCTGAAAAAGCTCGCCCTGACGCTGAATACCATTAGCATAGATTTGAATGTGATCTGGCTAAATGGATTCCTCGCCTCGATCCTGACAAATACAAGGAACAGTCAGGAAATGGGAATCCGATTATACATTTTCTTGTGGAATTTGCTCTGGTTTTTGGTGGCACAGTGTAGTTAATCGCTTTTTTGTTGAAAAGAGGTTTTTTCTCCCCACGAGGGGGGGGGGTTCATGTCCCAGAGGAAGTGTTGCATTTTTCAGACAGCCTCTGCATGTCATCCCTTTGTAGCTTTGTAGGTGCTGTCATGTGCACTCATATAGACAATTGCTGGAGTCTGAACTTAGTTTGGCCTTTTTTGGTACTTTTCCAGCCAATCAATGTGGAGCAGAAAATTCTTGTATTACAGGACATATCGACATATCATCTAATTTAAACtgagctgtttttatttgcactGTACTACCACCAGT
This genomic window contains:
- the LOC124879017 gene encoding inactive phospholipase C-like protein 2; protein product: MSEFGSQKKSDVDPPVAAGWRAACDGASGGMSVEAHRGEPVSNGSCSASDAVRKVQNEASCESPTWENTGSESASKSAIPRRSSLIKDGSRAGREKKKTVSFSSSLSEKKISSAAGCIHSMVEGSELKKIRPNSRVYQRYYLLDAGLQALFWEPSKKESDKARIFLDSIREVRTGRNTETFRTSGVYEQISEDCAFSIIYGEMYDSLDLVANSAEVANIWVTGLRYLMQYGRHALDMLANSQDSLRLRWLEQLFSSAADLNKQEVIEEGIPLQSAVKLVQSVNPGVSSGKVEHRFKEIQRLREKMCTLALHSESGLKDHTENEKPSERKEQVSRQEFIEVFHDFCTRPEIYFLLVQFSSNKEYLDAKDLMRFIEAEQGVAQVSEETCLKLIQTHEPSEEGRQLGHLSLDGFTSYLTSSECHLFDREHDTICQDMTQPLSHYYINSSHNTYLIEDQFQGPSDISGYIRALKMGCRCVEVDVWDGPDGEPVVCTGHSLSRPLVLRSVLEAIGRFAFVASEYPLILCIENHCSVQQQKVLLKHLTRILGERLYKDLPDEEALYLPSPHSLRHRILLKGKKLGPVSGGEDGEASEEDEGAEMSQRIKALNAGGTEKDVVQKSVSLASVPQSNMTHPSPKRFQLLRELSDLVTLCHSVCFKDFKTSAKTQKPWELCSFHESLALHLAGDSPGDFVNHNKHFLSRVYPNPMRIDSSNMNPQDLWKCGCQIVSMNFQTAGLMMDLNTAWFRQNGSCGYVLRPAIMRQKVSYFSADTKDTVPGVSPQLLHVKVISGQNLPKPKGSGAKGDVVDPYVYVEIHGIPADCTERRTRTVTQNGDNPIFDESFEFQINLPELAMVRFVVLDDDFIGDEFIGQYTIPLECLQPGYRHVPLQSLTGEDLPHAKLFVHVALTNRRGGGKPYKRGLSVRKTRRGREYTALRDLGVRTVDEVFKMAAPLLREATDLRGNMQNSVAVFRELCGVSAVANLMQCVLALGSRSSGPEGNPLLLFDLRDNYPTLEPQGTLPDVLRRVVSIYETMVNASKAVMEFADAIYEKILHIQTMAMEFHEKLQSLAMKEGLKGSKVSRALESFSWNITILKGQADLLKHAKAEVEENMKQVHDAALTGNLGKQGVGLRRVRSQTGRGLDDSPSA